A single region of the Bacteroides luhongzhouii genome encodes:
- a CDS encoding BACON domain-containing protein, which yields MYISMKTYSKKFLVTFFFSMLPMLLMSCSMDPEKASFSISGNLEKLQIGNEGFTEVYSIKSNTEWKFVNETDQSWVTISPAKGSGNGTVTITASANTGTGRTAVFRVVPNGVKTQELEIIQGNSYIPTTDGEFPIIAWTGVEADKSLEKFPVMKASGINIYLGWYDDLETTLKALDAAQKTGVKMITSCKDLLSVGTAEEVVKAMMNHPALYAYHLKDEPEVNDLPGLGELVKKIKTIDSHHPCYINLYPNWAWGKELYSENVKSFIEQVPVPFISFDNYPIVSINGAPSIVRPDWYRNLEEISAAAKENNKPFWAFALALSHKLDETHFYKIPTLPELRLQVFSDLAYGAQAIQYFTYRGLQHDEPTEVYDLVKTVNQEVQQLAGIFLGAQVISVSHTGSEIPEGTTALGSLPTPIKSLTTSDTGAVVSVLEKDGNQYLVVVNRDFRNVMNLSIDVDSAVSRVLKNGSTTAPDGSMIAVEPGDMVIFTWRK from the coding sequence ATGTATATATCAATGAAAACATATAGTAAAAAATTTCTGGTTACATTCTTTTTCTCGATGTTGCCAATGTTGTTGATGTCTTGTTCGATGGATCCGGAGAAAGCTTCTTTCTCAATTTCTGGGAATTTGGAGAAGTTACAGATCGGTAATGAAGGTTTTACGGAGGTTTATTCGATAAAGTCTAATACGGAATGGAAATTTGTAAATGAGACAGATCAGTCCTGGGTTACCATTTCTCCGGCCAAAGGGAGCGGAAATGGAACTGTGACAATTACTGCAAGTGCAAATACGGGAACCGGACGTACAGCTGTATTCCGTGTGGTGCCTAACGGAGTGAAGACACAGGAACTTGAGATCATACAGGGTAATTCTTATATTCCTACAACTGATGGAGAGTTTCCGATTATAGCATGGACCGGAGTGGAAGCAGATAAGTCGCTGGAGAAATTTCCGGTGATGAAAGCATCCGGCATTAATATTTATCTGGGATGGTATGATGATTTGGAGACAACATTGAAGGCGCTTGACGCCGCACAGAAGACCGGAGTGAAAATGATAACTTCTTGTAAGGACCTCTTATCTGTCGGTACTGCCGAAGAGGTCGTAAAAGCGATGATGAATCATCCGGCTTTGTATGCCTACCATTTGAAGGATGAACCGGAAGTGAATGATTTGCCGGGTTTGGGCGAATTGGTGAAGAAGATTAAAACCATCGACAGCCATCATCCTTGTTATATAAATCTGTACCCTAACTGGGCATGGGGAAAAGAGCTTTATTCAGAAAATGTAAAATCATTTATAGAACAAGTTCCTGTTCCGTTTATTTCGTTTGACAATTATCCTATTGTATCTATAAATGGTGCTCCAAGCATTGTCCGTCCGGACTGGTATCGGAATCTGGAAGAAATATCGGCTGCAGCTAAAGAGAATAATAAGCCGTTCTGGGCATTTGCACTTGCACTTTCCCATAAGCTTGATGAAACTCATTTTTATAAGATACCGACATTGCCCGAGTTGAGATTACAAGTCTTCAGTGATTTGGCTTATGGTGCGCAGGCAATCCAGTATTTTACCTATCGCGGACTTCAACATGACGAACCGACTGAAGTTTATGATTTGGTCAAGACAGTTAATCAGGAAGTACAACAACTTGCGGGTATATTCTTGGGAGCACAGGTTATTTCAGTATCTCACACCGGAAGTGAAATACCTGAAGGAACGACAGCTTTGGGAAGTCTGCCGACTCCTATAAAATCATTGACTACGAGTGATACAGGTGCTGTTGTCTCTGTTCTGGAGAAAGATGGTAATCAATATCTTGTGGTGGTAAATAGAGATTTTCGTAATGTGATGAATCTGTCTATTGATGTGGATAGTGCTGTAAGCCGGGTGTTGAAAAATGGCTCAACAACAGCTCCGGACGGTTCTATGATAGCAGTCGAACCGGGTGATATGGTAATATTTACATGGAGAAAATAA
- a CDS encoding DUF5125 domain-containing protein has protein sequence MSSFIIVKLEILRKMKKIYVLFMSSLLLLSCAKDDISKPSEWPEWPTPSKPKIENAVLRGVNGETVVAAGDKVKFTAQVSDEYNDLVSFQLLVTMDGAEILNLSKGLSGRSAVIEEEATLPFVAGFQNGRPVVTIKAVNDLGGNESTLTLDEAASVAVTRPETPSKLYLVDDLGNVYEMDKESQNETDYSFRTSAADLAGIGDHFKVAEKIINNKPDYSGLVWGYSDNKIAVVADDAATSIPTPKVGSYTLENITFDMLSFQADKTLTYSIDIDKSRFFDVGGGYVQLDVELVESAKINFIGFGSDVTNMLRPEFFKDVSGSKAKFDGPSVLYNLKYNTSNGFMYMERPRDVFYPEVMYIVGTGVGFPREPYVATLAWDFAYPHQWFFFKKVGASAFEAVVYIDQTMGFKFYRGYGWAQEEDTKNLYTVEPANLITRSAPGDLIPGPDFKAGLYTIQIDKAKEVIRLSPYN, from the coding sequence ATGTCATCATTCATTATTGTTAAACTAGAGATCTTAAGAAAAATGAAAAAGATATATGTATTATTCATGTCGTCGTTACTGCTCCTTTCGTGTGCAAAAGATGATATTAGTAAGCCAAGTGAATGGCCGGAGTGGCCTACACCTTCAAAACCTAAAATAGAAAATGCCGTGTTGCGGGGAGTGAATGGTGAAACGGTTGTGGCGGCTGGTGATAAAGTGAAGTTCACTGCACAAGTAAGTGATGAATATAATGATTTGGTTTCATTCCAATTATTAGTGACAATGGATGGAGCCGAAATCTTGAATTTGTCTAAAGGATTGAGCGGACGTTCTGCGGTTATTGAAGAGGAAGCTACTTTACCTTTTGTTGCTGGTTTCCAGAATGGCCGTCCTGTGGTAACTATAAAGGCTGTAAACGATTTAGGTGGCAATGAATCGACCCTGACTTTGGATGAGGCCGCAAGTGTGGCGGTGACCCGTCCGGAAACACCTTCCAAATTATACCTTGTTGATGATTTGGGAAATGTGTATGAAATGGACAAGGAGAGTCAGAATGAAACGGATTATAGTTTCCGGACGAGTGCGGCGGATTTGGCAGGGATTGGCGACCATTTTAAAGTTGCCGAAAAGATAATAAATAATAAACCTGATTATTCCGGGTTGGTATGGGGATATTCAGACAATAAGATTGCGGTTGTGGCTGATGATGCGGCAACTTCGATTCCTACTCCTAAGGTAGGGAGTTATACATTGGAGAATATCACTTTTGATATGTTGAGTTTCCAGGCTGATAAGACTTTGACATACAGCATTGATATTGATAAGTCCCGCTTCTTTGATGTGGGAGGAGGATATGTTCAATTGGATGTTGAATTGGTGGAAAGTGCCAAGATTAATTTTATAGGTTTTGGTAGTGATGTCACCAATATGCTCCGGCCGGAATTCTTTAAAGATGTTTCAGGGAGCAAAGCAAAATTCGATGGTCCGTCGGTACTTTATAACTTGAAATATAATACATCAAATGGCTTCATGTATATGGAACGCCCGCGGGATGTTTTTTATCCGGAGGTGATGTATATTGTCGGTACTGGAGTCGGATTTCCACGCGAACCTTATGTGGCTACGCTTGCTTGGGACTTCGCATATCCTCACCAATGGTTCTTCTTTAAGAAGGTAGGAGCAAGTGCTTTTGAAGCAGTTGTGTATATTGATCAGACGATGGGATTTAAATTCTATAGAGGATATGGTTGGGCACAAGAGGAGGATACAAAGAATTTATATACAGTTGAGCCTGCTAACTTGATAACGAGAAGTGCTCCCGGTGATTTGATTCCCGGTCCTGATTTTAAAGCCGGACTTTATACGATACAGATTGATAAAGCCAAAGAAGTGATACGATTGTCTCCTTATAATTAA